The following coding sequences lie in one Sorghum bicolor cultivar BTx623 chromosome 6, Sorghum_bicolor_NCBIv3, whole genome shotgun sequence genomic window:
- the LOC8055961 gene encoding adenylyltransferase and sulfurtransferase MOCS3-2, translated as MGVGGGGRTEAIMREIASLRAQRDELDSRIRFFESQLRVGGGAPAPTTIPPSLSTKLDAVGLHAAAQQGGGALSPDVVRRYSRHLLVPDFGVQGQRRLSRSSVLVVGAGGLGSAVALYLAACGVGSLGIVDGDDVEIGNLHRQVIHVEAYVGQPKVKSAAAACRAINSSVNVLEHHLKLKSKNALDVVRQYDIVVDATNSIASRYMLSDCCVLLNKPLISGSTSGLEGQLTVYNHNGSPCYRCHFPNPAACQSSSANCTLGVVPGVIGCLQALETIKVATRVGESLCGRMLLFDALSSRFKTVNKVHQRSSTCTVCGDISNLTQDTFVMFDYDSFAQSTKSSKPTVIQNPLPKNARITCREYKRVLDSGRAHLLLDVRPVHHFQIASIPNSVNIPLQELQERLPRLRDALSEVADVSHGRQARP; from the exons atgggcgtcggcggcggcgggaggacGGAGGCGATCATGCGCGAGATCGCGAGCCTGCGCGCGCAGCGGGACGAGCTGGACAGCCGCATCCGCTTCTTCGAGTCCCAGCtccgcgtcggcggcggcgcgccggcGCCGACCACGATTCCTCCCAGCTTGTCCACCAAGCTCGACGCCGTGGGGTTGCACGCCGCCGCCCAACAAGGTGGCGGCGCCCTGAGCCCCGACGTCGTTAGACGCTACAGCCGCCACCTCCTCGTCCCCGACTTCGGCGTGCAAG GGCAACGGAGACTCTCTCGGTCATCAGTTCTGGTGGTCGGAGCCGGAGGCTTGGGCTCGGCCGTAGCATTGTACCTGGCTGCCTGCGGCGTTG GTTCTCTAGGCATTGTTGATGGAGACGACGTTGAAATTGGCAACCTCCATCGTCAG GTCATACACGTAGAAGCATATGTTGGGCAACCTAAGGTGAAATCTGCAGCAGCTGCTTGCCGGGC GATTAACTCCTCTGTCAACGTGTTGGAGCATCATCTCAAACTGAAATCAAAAAATGCTTTGGATGTTGTGAGGCA ATATGACATAGTTGTTGATGCAACAAACAGCATTGCTAGTCGGTACATGCTTAGTGATTGTTGTGTCCTTCTCAACAAG CCTCTCATATCCGGTTCAACAAGTGGTCTAGAAGGACAG TTGACGGTGTATAACCACAATGGAAGTCCATGTTACCGGTGTCATTTTCCAAACCCAGCAGCATGCCAGAGTAGTTCTGCTAATTGCACTCTTGGGGTTG TTCCAGGAGTGATTGGCTGCCTACAAGCTCTTGAAACTATAAAGGTTGCAACTCGTGTTGGTGAATCCCTTTGTGGAAGAATGCTACTCTTTGATGCATTATCCTCCCGTTTTAAGACT GTTAATAAGGTTCATCAGAGGTCATCAACTTGCACAGTTTGTGGAGATATTTCTAATTTGACTCAAGACACTTTTGTTATGTTTGATTATGACAGCTTTGCACAGTCTACAAAGTCTAGCAAG CCGACGGTAATCCAGAACCCGCTCCCAAAGAACGCCCGGATCACCTGCAGAGAATACAAGCGGGTGCTGGACAGCGGCAGGGCTCACCTGCTGCTGGACGTGCGGCCGGTGCACCACTTCCAGATCGCCTCCATCCCCAACTCCGTGAACATCCCGCTGCAGGAGCTGCAGGAGAGGCTTCCCCGGCTCAGGGACGCCCTGAGCGAGGTGGCGGACGTGTCGCACGGCAGGCAGGCCCGGCCTTGA
- the LOC8083359 gene encoding uncharacterized protein LOC8083359 isoform X3 — protein MRNNQSLQIKKVQVRKPLVNREAMAKGKAKADAFVPSRERSLNWHEDQTKYMLEWCMEYLKKEHVGFKFKKSHLLLCANALNKKFAMGVTVDQVDRHYRYHKENWKYIAIALSNSGNTFDETRCMVIISESEKARLCDRARRLLSKPIKFYNEMKELFMGSNANGSLAMDQNTCMDVDDGSDSDDSRELIDLNAYTLPEEVEGEDSDTLPTPTIHAPVDIPSSSTDQVSRKRPRAKNSPTKKPKRKSRFADSTDEISATMKSLRETLAATAPPPMPQLSDPHAALWGRLEAIPMTSDQRVLVGEHLSSKENKGL, from the exons atgcGCAACAACCAGTCCCTTCAGATCAAGAAGGTTCAAGTTCGGAAACCTCTTGTCAACAGAGAAG CCATGGCCAAGGGAAAGGCTAAGGCTGATGCTTTTGTACCTTCTCGTGAGAGGTCTCTGAATTGGCATGAGGATCAGACAAAGTACATGCTTGAGTGGTGCATGGAGTATTTGAAGAAAGAACATGTAGGATTCAAGTTCAAGAAGTCACATCTCCTGTTGTGTGCCAATGCTTTAAACAAAAAGTTTGCTATGGGGGTGACCGTTGATCAAGTGGACCGCCACTACAGGTACCACAAAGAAAATTGGAAGTACATTGCAATAGCATTGAGCAATAGCGGCAATACATTTGATGAAACTAGATGCATGGTGATTATTTCAGAATCTGAAAAGGCGCGTTTATGT GACAGAGCCAGACGCCTGCTTTCTAAGCCTATTAAGTTCTACAATGAAATGAAAGAACTATTCATGGGATCAAATGCTAATGGATCTTTGGCTATGGATCAGAACACATGCATGGATGTTGATGATGGCTCAGATAGTgatgactcaagagaactaatTGACCTCAATGCCTACACACTGCCTGAAGAAGTTGAAGGTGAGGATTCAGATACTTTGCCAACTCCAACTATACATGCACCGGTTGATATTCCATCTTCCAGCACTGATCAAGTTAGTAGGAAGCGTCCAAGAGCCAAGAACTCTCCAACTAAGAAACCAAAACGCAAGAGTCGTTTTGCAGACTCAACTGATGAAATATCTGCTACAATGAAGTCACTTCGAGAAACACTAGCTGCCACTGCCCCTCCTCCAATGCCACAACTTAGTGATCCTCATGCAGCATTATGGGGAAGACTAGAGGCAATTCCAATGACATCAGATCAGAGGGTTCTTGTTGGTGAGCACTTATCTTCCAAGGAGAATAAAG GCTTGTGA
- the LOC8083359 gene encoding uncharacterized protein LOC8083359 isoform X2 — MRNNQSLQIKKVQVRKPLVNREAMAKGKAKADAFVPSRERSLNWHEDQTKYMLEWCMEYLKKEHVGFKFKKSHLLLCANALNKKFAMGVTVDQVDRHYRYHKENWKYIAIALSNSGNTFDETRCMVIISESEKARLCDRARRLLSKPIKFYNEMKELFMGSNANGSLAMDQNTCMDVDDGSDSDDSRELIDLNAYTLPEEVEGEDSDTLPTPTIHAPVDIPSSSTDQVSRKRPRAKNSPTKKPKRKSRFADSTDEISATMKSLRETLAATAPPPMPQLSDPHAALWGRLEAIPMTSDQRVLVGEHLSSKENKGKRGWLCNASDATLHAWVFKFLCDKEGINL, encoded by the exons atgcGCAACAACCAGTCCCTTCAGATCAAGAAGGTTCAAGTTCGGAAACCTCTTGTCAACAGAGAAG CCATGGCCAAGGGAAAGGCTAAGGCTGATGCTTTTGTACCTTCTCGTGAGAGGTCTCTGAATTGGCATGAGGATCAGACAAAGTACATGCTTGAGTGGTGCATGGAGTATTTGAAGAAAGAACATGTAGGATTCAAGTTCAAGAAGTCACATCTCCTGTTGTGTGCCAATGCTTTAAACAAAAAGTTTGCTATGGGGGTGACCGTTGATCAAGTGGACCGCCACTACAGGTACCACAAAGAAAATTGGAAGTACATTGCAATAGCATTGAGCAATAGCGGCAATACATTTGATGAAACTAGATGCATGGTGATTATTTCAGAATCTGAAAAGGCGCGTTTATGT GACAGAGCCAGACGCCTGCTTTCTAAGCCTATTAAGTTCTACAATGAAATGAAAGAACTATTCATGGGATCAAATGCTAATGGATCTTTGGCTATGGATCAGAACACATGCATGGATGTTGATGATGGCTCAGATAGTgatgactcaagagaactaatTGACCTCAATGCCTACACACTGCCTGAAGAAGTTGAAGGTGAGGATTCAGATACTTTGCCAACTCCAACTATACATGCACCGGTTGATATTCCATCTTCCAGCACTGATCAAGTTAGTAGGAAGCGTCCAAGAGCCAAGAACTCTCCAACTAAGAAACCAAAACGCAAGAGTCGTTTTGCAGACTCAACTGATGAAATATCTGCTACAATGAAGTCACTTCGAGAAACACTAGCTGCCACTGCCCCTCCTCCAATGCCACAACTTAGTGATCCTCATGCAGCATTATGGGGAAGACTAGAGGCAATTCCAATGACATCAGATCAGAGGGTTCTTGTTGGTGAGCACTTATCTTCCAAGGAGAATAAAGGTAAGCGTGGCTGGTTGTGTAATGCAAGTGATGCTACTCTACATGCTTGGGTGTTCAAGTTCTTATGTGACAAGGAAGGCATTAACCTTTGA
- the LOC8083359 gene encoding protein ALP1-like isoform X1 has translation MGQRKLYVQYYLDYCQYIWRRRLIAGILVCLAMHLYRIKSRKRRRAITYGPMIDRDVDRLARLNRLYHGTEAHCISELRMRKAVFHKLCVELRSRALLEDTFHVTIEEQVAMFIHCVGHHWSNRSIGFEFMRSSETVSRYFHHVLDALCTLGRDLICMTSIETHSKITSSPGRFHPYFEGCIGALDGTHIPACVPFHMQDRFRGRKSYTTQNVLAAVDFDLRFIYVLAGWEGSAHDSYVLQDALSRPNGLNIPEGKYFLADAGYAARPGVLPPYRGTRYHLKEYKGTRQPENLKELFNLRHSSLRTTVERAFGTLKNRFKIFASQPFFPLKTQVKIVMACCALHNWILMDGPDEFVYDDATWYRALPRSIRNRSDIQQENAAWVRKRDEIAQRMWEDKVGAAVD, from the exons ATGGGTCAAAGAAAATTATACGTGCAGTATTACTTGGACTACTGCCAATATATATGGAGGAGAAGATTAATTGCTGGTATTCTTGTGTGTCTAGCCATGCATCTGTATAGGATTAaatcaagaaaaagaagaagggcCATAACTTATGGTCCCATGATAGATAGAGATGTTGATAGATTGGCACGTCTAAATCGTTTATATCATGGTACAGAGGCCCATTGCATAAGTGAGTTGCGTATGCGGAAAGCTGTCTTTCATAAACTATGTGTTGAACTTAGATCACGTGCCTTGCTAGAGGACACTTTTCATGTAACAATAGAGGAACAAGTTGCCATGTTTATCCATTGTGTTGGGCACCATTGGTCAAATAGATCAATTGGTTTTGAGTTCATGAGGTCAAGTGAAACGGTTAGTAGGTACTTTCATCATGTTTTAGATGCCCTTTGTACCCTTGGTCGTGACCTCATATGCATGACATCCATTGAGACACACTCAAAGATAACAAGTTCTCCGGGCAGATTTCACCCTTATTTTGAG GGATGCATAGGAGCCTTGGATGGTACACATATACCAGCATGTGTACCTTTCCATATGCAAGATCGGTTTAGGGGTAGGAAATCATATACCACCCAAAATGTGCTAGCAGCAGTTGATTTTGACCTAAGATTCATATATGTTCTTGCCGGATGGGAGGGCTCAGCACATGACTCTTATGTGCTTCAAGATGCTCTATCACGTCCTAATGGGCTTAACATACCAGAAG GCAAATATTTCCTAGCTGATGCTGGATACGCAGCAAGGCCTGGTGTTTTACCCCCATACCGTGGTACCCGATATCACCTAAAAGAGTATAAGGGGACTAGGCAGCCTGAGAACCTGAAGGAATTATTCAATCTTCGCCATTCCTCACTTAGAACTACAGTTGAACGAGCATTTGGGACCCTGAAGAATCGTTTTAAAATCTTCGCAAGTCAGCCATTCTTCCCTTTGAAAACACAAGTAAAAATTGTGATGGCCTGTTGTGCGCTTCATAATTGGATCTTAATGGACGGTCCTGATGAGTTCGTCTATGATGATGCTACTTGGTACAGAGCCCTACCACGGAGTATAAGAAATCGTAGTGATATACAGCAAGAAAATGCGGCATGGGTTAGAAAAAGAGATGAGATTGCTCAAAGGATGTGGGAAGATAAAGTAGGAGCAGCTGTAGATTAA
- the LOC8083360 gene encoding homeobox-leucine zipper protein HOX17, protein MMERVEDLGLSLSLSSSLASPRTHHVATMLLRAPPEKRFLEMPLLLPAKRSELATGEEGLRGGGSDEEDGGCGIDGSRKKLRLSKDQSAVLEDSFREHPTLNPRQKAALAQQLGLRPRQVEVWFQNRRARTKLKQTEVDCEYLKRCCETLTEENRRLHKEVQELRALKLVSPHLYMHMPPPTTLTMCPSCERVSSSNASNANSAAADRKAGAGVADGGAIVCHRPIAVRPQQS, encoded by the exons ATGATGGAGAGGGTCGAGGACTTAGGGCTCAGCCTCAGCCTCAGCTCGTCCCTCGCGTCTCCTCGCACTCACCATGTCGCCACCATGCTGCTACGCGCTCCACCAG AGAAGAGGTTCCTGGAGATGCCGCTGCTGCTCCCCGCGAAGCGAAGCGAGCTGGCCACGGGCGAGGAGGGCCTGCGAGGCGGCGGCAGCGACGAGGAGGACGGCGGCTGCGGCATCGACGGCTCCAGGAAGAAGCTCCGGCTGTCCAAGGACCAGTCGGCCGTGCTCGAGGATAGCTTCCGGGAGCACCCAACTCTCAACcct CGGCAGAAGGCAGCCTTGGCGCAGCAGCTGGGCCTGCGGCCCCGCCAGGTGGAGGTGTGGTTCCAGAACAGGCGCGCCAG GACGAAGCTGAAGCAGACGGAGGTGGACTGCGAGTACCTGAAGCGCTGCTGCGAGACGCTGACGGAGGAGAACCGGCGGCTGCACAAGGAGGTGCAGGAGCTCCGCGCGCTCAAGCTCGTCTCGCCGCACCTCTACATGCACATGCCCCCGCCCACCACCCTCACCATGTGCCCCTCCTGCGAGCGCGTCTCCTCCTCCAACGCGTCCAACGCCAACTCCGCCGCCGCTGACCGCAAGGCGGGCGCCGGCGTCGCCGACGGTGGCGCCATCGTCTGCCACCGCCCGATCGCCGTCCGGCCGCAGCAGTCATGA